From the Acetobacter aceti genome, one window contains:
- a CDS encoding Rieske 2Fe-2S domain-containing protein, whose protein sequence is MDILPDPTTLVNEDSADGSIYSNPDLFDMEMDRIFMHNWIWVAHRSDLPESGNYITTFIGQHPVIVSRDRKGEVHVMLNRCRHRGATVCEHKKGKAASFVCPYHGWAYGLDGALRGVPFQEGYTGQLDKSNYPLISLRVEEYNGLIFASFDHDIMSLDAWLGRTKPWIDLFMKQGAGWPIKTMGEHKFTFPGNWKIQLENTTDAYHFPIVHKSFLDSVDSETQNTFDFVEGNGYVEDLGHGHSVMVMIPDLVDLDENLEAPIPERFQELADELAKDYPDEQVRRIVRAVGGSGFNLNLFPNLACSMAFFRVLRPLAVMETEIRHIAIGMDGGPELGNEMRLRLHEHFQGPMGFGTPDDSEAWDRVQRGSLAGRDISILLNRGLGHEAQREDGNLFSDVSAETGMRAAYRQWLVDMTGKTVRAENGE, encoded by the coding sequence ATGGACATTCTTCCGGACCCGACCACTCTCGTAAACGAGGATAGCGCGGATGGTTCGATTTACAGCAACCCCGATCTGTTCGACATGGAAATGGACCGCATTTTCATGCACAACTGGATCTGGGTCGCCCACCGCAGCGATCTTCCCGAATCCGGCAATTACATCACGACGTTCATAGGGCAACACCCGGTCATCGTTTCCCGTGACCGCAAGGGCGAAGTCCACGTCATGCTCAACCGTTGCCGTCATCGTGGCGCGACGGTGTGCGAGCACAAGAAAGGCAAGGCGGCCAGCTTCGTCTGCCCTTATCACGGCTGGGCCTATGGTCTCGACGGCGCTCTGCGTGGCGTTCCCTTTCAGGAAGGCTATACGGGCCAGCTCGACAAGAGCAATTATCCGCTCATCTCGCTGCGCGTCGAAGAATATAACGGCCTGATCTTTGCAAGCTTTGATCATGACATCATGTCGCTGGATGCGTGGCTCGGTCGCACAAAGCCGTGGATCGACCTGTTCATGAAGCAGGGCGCAGGCTGGCCGATCAAGACCATGGGCGAACACAAGTTCACGTTCCCCGGTAACTGGAAAATTCAGCTCGAAAACACGACGGATGCTTATCACTTCCCGATCGTGCACAAATCCTTTCTGGATTCCGTGGACAGCGAGACGCAGAACACCTTCGATTTCGTGGAAGGCAATGGCTACGTCGAGGATCTCGGGCATGGTCACTCCGTCATGGTGATGATCCCCGATCTGGTCGATCTGGACGAGAATCTTGAAGCACCCATTCCCGAGCGTTTTCAGGAACTCGCTGACGAGTTGGCGAAGGATTATCCCGACGAGCAGGTGCGTCGCATCGTGCGCGCCGTGGGCGGATCAGGCTTCAACCTGAATCTCTTCCCCAATCTGGCCTGTTCAATGGCCTTCTTCCGGGTACTGCGCCCGCTGGCCGTCATGGAAACGGAAATCCGTCATATCGCGATCGGCATGGATGGTGGTCCGGAACTCGGAAATGAAATGCGCCTGCGTCTGCATGAGCATTTTCAGGGACCAATGGGCTTTGGGACACCGGATGATTCCGAGGCATGGGATCGTGTGCAGCGCGGTTCGCTGGCCGGGCGCGACATCTCGATCCTGCTCAATCGTGGTCTTGGCCATGAAGCGCAGCGGGAGGATGGAAACCTGTTCAGTGACGTGAGCGCGGAAACGGGTATGCGCGCAGCTTACCGGCAGTGGCTGGTCGATATGACAGGCAAAACCGTCAGAGCGGAGAACGGGGAATGA
- a CDS encoding class II aldolase/adducin family protein, translated as MSIDQQHAEKRLRIQLAECYHLIDYYGWTEMIFNHISVRLPGEPRRYLVNAFGLNYDEVTPDNLLVVDADGQLLSNAEDKPNPAGFALHGSIHGARDDIHCIIHTHTNAVCAVAMKKDGFSYDNFYGAQLFGRVGYHDFEGITLYDDERPRMLDSLGQKHVLVLRNHGIAVGESDIARTFFLLWVVQRAAEIQCQTGMIPGADIVLPDTIRQRCSEDAQSVMTHSSAAQKMFDAAVRKLRKERGPLWKGDEGCV; from the coding sequence ATGTCCATTGATCAGCAGCATGCAGAGAAACGCCTGCGTATCCAGCTTGCAGAGTGTTATCATCTGATCGATTATTACGGCTGGACGGAAATGATCTTCAATCATATTTCCGTACGACTGCCCGGCGAGCCACGGCGTTATCTGGTGAACGCATTTGGACTGAATTACGATGAAGTGACACCGGACAACCTGCTGGTTGTGGATGCGGACGGTCAGTTACTGAGTAACGCCGAGGATAAGCCCAATCCGGCCGGCTTCGCCCTGCATGGTTCAATTCACGGCGCGCGGGATGACATCCACTGCATCATTCACACCCACACGAATGCCGTCTGTGCTGTCGCGATGAAAAAAGATGGTTTCAGCTACGACAATTTCTATGGGGCGCAGCTTTTCGGCCGGGTCGGATATCATGATTTCGAAGGCATCACGCTCTATGATGACGAGCGGCCACGCATGCTCGACAGCCTTGGACAGAAACATGTTCTCGTCCTCCGGAACCACGGTATTGCCGTTGGAGAAAGCGATATAGCCCGTACCTTCTTTCTGCTCTGGGTTGTGCAGCGCGCTGCCGAGATCCAGTGCCAGACGGGGATGATACCGGGAGCTGACATCGTGTTGCCGGACACGATCCGGCAGCGCTGCTCGGAAGATGCGCAATCCGTGATGACCCATTCCAGTGCGGCCCAGAAGATGTTTGATGCGGCGGTCCGGAAGCTGCGCAAGGAACGCGGTCCCTTGTGGAAAGGTGATGAGGGCTGCGTGTAA
- a CDS encoding aromatic-ring-hydroxylating dioxygenase subunit beta, with protein sequence MSITLNEAIEMITLEADMLDHGDFREWLSLYTPSGIYVVPIDPDTEEFEKTLNYAYDNAEMREKRVERLLNGRAISAAPPAKTVRLQARYRMLESNAESCTLRCAQMLTELRQGRERYYSANVTFRLVRIDGALKIDRKIVRLLTSTEALTAVSYIL encoded by the coding sequence ATGAGCATTACCCTCAACGAAGCCATCGAGATGATCACACTTGAGGCCGACATGCTGGATCATGGCGACTTCAGGGAGTGGCTGTCACTCTACACACCCAGCGGCATCTATGTGGTTCCCATCGATCCGGACACGGAAGAGTTCGAAAAAACTCTGAATTATGCCTATGACAATGCAGAAATGCGTGAAAAGCGGGTCGAGCGTCTGCTGAACGGGCGCGCCATTTCGGCGGCACCTCCCGCCAAAACGGTTCGTCTGCAGGCCCGCTACCGTATGCTGGAAAGCAATGCTGAGAGCTGCACGCTGCGATGTGCGCAGATGCTGACGGAGCTGCGTCAGGGGCGCGAGCGTTACTACTCCGCGAATGTCACCTTCCGGCTGGTCCGCATTGATGGGGCGCTGAAGATCGATCGCAAGATCGTCCGTCTTCTGACCTCCACCGAAGCGCTTACAGCCGTGAGTTACATCCTTTGA
- a CDS encoding SDR family NAD(P)-dependent oxidoreductase — protein MKPVALVTGGARGLGASIARYLASEGYRVAIADLDETAACAMAAGLGPDSMGVALDVSSEQAMETALDAVEARLGLPWLLVNNAAVMKAEKVLDIDIATFDAIMAVNLRGTFLGCQRFARRLRAGDIGGRIVNIGSLAGENGGTATGAHYAASKGGVHTLTKVFARDLAPHGITVNAIAPGPLDLPSVAETIGEENARRAMASLPTGQPGSPVTVARMVAELARPDAGSITGSIIDINCGLYMR, from the coding sequence TTGAAGCCCGTCGCCCTCGTCACCGGCGGCGCCAGAGGGCTGGGTGCCAGCATCGCGCGGTATCTGGCCTCCGAAGGCTATCGTGTCGCCATCGCCGATCTCGATGAGACGGCGGCATGCGCCATGGCGGCCGGGCTGGGTCCGGACTCCATGGGTGTGGCTCTGGATGTTTCATCGGAACAGGCCATGGAGACAGCGCTGGATGCGGTCGAGGCGCGCCTCGGCCTCCCCTGGCTTCTGGTGAATAACGCCGCCGTCATGAAGGCGGAGAAGGTGCTCGACATCGATATCGCAACGTTCGACGCCATCATGGCTGTGAACCTGCGTGGCACCTTCCTCGGATGCCAGCGTTTCGCGCGGCGTCTGCGGGCAGGGGACATCGGTGGCCGCATCGTCAATATCGGCTCTCTGGCCGGTGAAAACGGCGGTACGGCAACGGGCGCGCATTATGCGGCTTCCAAGGGAGGCGTGCACACGCTGACCAAGGTGTTTGCCCGCGATCTGGCGCCGCACGGCATCACGGTGAACGCCATTGCGCCCGGTCCGCTCGACCTTCCTTCCGTGGCGGAAACCATCGGTGAGGAAAACGCCCGTCGCGCCATGGCCAGCCTGCCGACCGGACAGCCGGGTAGCCCCGTGACCGTTGCCCGGATGGTAGCGGAACTTGCCCGTCCGGACGCCGGTTCCATCACCGGTTCCATCATCGACATCAACTGTGGGCTCTATATGCGATGA
- a CDS encoding PDR/VanB family oxidoreductase — protein sequence MNASTPSGQTLSVKVGAAEHLGDVLSFSLISEDGSPLPAWEAGAHVDLFLGDGLVRQYSLCGDPADRSCYRLAVLREPASRGGSQAVHDQVSPGQAMTIGLPRNLFPLAPDGEHTILVGGGIGVTPLIAMAYELYDRKRAFTLHYVARNPVFAPLLAEMPFADSVIVHDRSSKDAARFDLEAALKPAAASAEAHVYTCGPIGLMDAVFEAGHKLGYPDSLLHREAFSAQPVTGGEGFTVLAAKSGVRVEVGSDESIATALGKAGVKVTLSCEQGICGTCVVSVLEGEAEHRDEYLTEDERTDQIALCCSRSKTPLLVVDI from the coding sequence ATGAATGCCAGCACACCCTCGGGACAGACCCTGTCCGTCAAGGTAGGCGCCGCCGAACATCTGGGCGATGTCCTCTCCTTTTCGCTGATCTCCGAAGACGGTTCTCCTCTTCCCGCATGGGAAGCCGGAGCGCATGTCGATCTGTTCCTGGGTGACGGTCTGGTAAGACAGTACTCCCTGTGCGGCGATCCGGCCGACCGGTCCTGTTACCGTCTCGCCGTGCTGCGTGAGCCTGCTTCGCGCGGCGGTTCGCAGGCGGTGCATGATCAGGTGAGCCCCGGTCAGGCGATGACCATCGGTCTGCCGCGTAACCTCTTTCCGCTGGCCCCGGATGGTGAGCACACCATTCTGGTTGGTGGCGGCATTGGCGTCACACCGCTCATCGCGATGGCCTATGAACTGTACGACCGCAAACGTGCTTTCACACTTCATTACGTGGCGCGCAATCCGGTCTTCGCCCCTCTTCTCGCAGAAATGCCATTCGCGGATTCAGTGATTGTTCACGACCGCAGCAGCAAGGATGCCGCCCGCTTCGATCTGGAGGCGGCTCTGAAACCGGCAGCGGCCAGTGCAGAGGCGCATGTCTATACCTGCGGGCCGATCGGGCTGATGGATGCCGTGTTCGAAGCCGGACACAAGCTCGGCTATCCGGACAGCCTCCTTCACCGTGAAGCCTTTTCAGCCCAGCCCGTCACAGGCGGAGAGGGCTTCACCGTTCTCGCCGCCAAATCCGGCGTGCGCGTGGAGGTGGGCTCGGATGAGTCCATCGCCACCGCTCTCGGCAAGGCGGGCGTGAAAGTCACCCTGAGCTGCGAGCAGGGCATCTGCGGCACCTGCGTTGTCAGTGTGCTGGAAGGTGAAGCTGAACACCGCGACGAATACCTCACGGAAGATGAACGGACCGATCAGATCGCACTCTGCTGCTCGCGCTCCAAAACCCCCCTTCTGGTTGTCGATATCTGA
- a CDS encoding flavin reductase family protein, whose translation MTTVTPDIFRRAMSHFATGVAVVTARGTDGDRGATISALSSVSLDPLTLLVCLHNKSATCSAIEETGRFGLSILNSTQQDLAFHFAGKADGKSFEEKCEWHEDGLFFVRDALVQIGVEVVETLRGGTHEIFLARPVSVTMHTEESTLPLLYFKGAFDLAA comes from the coding sequence ATGACCACCGTCACCCCTGATATTTTCCGTCGCGCCATGTCCCATTTCGCGACCGGTGTTGCCGTCGTGACGGCGCGTGGTACGGACGGTGACCGCGGCGCCACGATCAGCGCCCTGAGTTCGGTGTCTCTCGATCCTCTCACGCTTCTGGTGTGCCTGCACAACAAAAGCGCCACCTGTAGCGCCATTGAGGAAACCGGCCGTTTTGGCCTGAGCATTCTCAACAGCACGCAGCAGGATCTCGCCTTTCATTTCGCGGGCAAGGCGGATGGAAAATCTTTCGAGGAAAAATGCGAATGGCATGAGGACGGCCTGTTCTTTGTGCGTGATGCGCTTGTCCAGATCGGGGTCGAAGTCGTGGAAACCCTGCGTGGCGGCACCCACGAGATCTTTCTCGCCCGCCCCGTGAGCGTCACCATGCACACCGAAGAGTCCACGCTCCCGCTGCTGTATTTCAAGGGCGCCTTCGATCTCGCGGCCTGA
- a CDS encoding nuclear transport factor 2 family protein — protein MVNNASLVDLVASLERRIEDLEGEAAVRRIQARYMFLCDTPCPEIGNVDDARRIDLIMDLYTEDAIWEGVGEYYTGQFGQCVGKAAIRRHFEAFWGEKRDPALLLNVHYLTSEQIHVHGDTADGQWVHCQPWIFSDGRSLLRSSRLNNLFRKEDGVWKIARTRTENVFIAPLTSGWAESVPTHSVLMNP, from the coding sequence ATGGTTAATAACGCATCACTGGTGGATCTGGTCGCTTCTCTTGAACGACGCATCGAGGATCTGGAGGGAGAAGCGGCCGTGCGCCGTATTCAGGCCCGCTACATGTTCCTGTGCGACACACCATGCCCGGAAATCGGGAATGTGGATGATGCTCGGCGGATCGATCTGATCATGGATCTCTATACGGAAGACGCGATCTGGGAGGGTGTGGGAGAATACTACACCGGCCAGTTCGGACAATGCGTTGGCAAAGCCGCCATCCGTCGTCATTTCGAGGCTTTCTGGGGAGAGAAGCGGGACCCGGCGCTTCTGCTCAATGTGCATTACCTCACCTCCGAGCAGATCCACGTCCATGGAGACACGGCTGATGGACAGTGGGTGCATTGCCAGCCGTGGATCTTCAGCGATGGTCGTTCCCTGCTGCGGTCCAGTCGGCTCAACAATCTTTTCCGCAAGGAAGACGGTGTCTGGAAAATCGCACGGACACGCACGGAAAACGTCTTCATCGCGCCGCTGACTTCCGGTTGGGCCGAAAGCGTTCCGACGCATTCGGTCCTGATGAACCCCTGA
- a CDS encoding amidase, producing the protein MTNSPMDTATALLKRIETCEGTVRAFTTYDPVRIRMEAEQAPAGPLNGLSVGVKDIIDTVGYTTEHGSPIYTGNHSRGDAACVTQLRNAGAVCVGKTVTTEFAFFRPGPTVNPHDVTRTPGGSSSGSAAAVAAGMIDIGLASQTAASLTRPASYCGTVGFKPSYGRYAAAGIKSLAPSFDTLGTITRDVATAARADAVLKGPVATTSHLSPTAPTRIALCRTPHWDEAGEGTRHAVEEAARLFGAHVDVVELDLSDFSDAASLHITIMSYEASQALAWEFTQRRVQLSDQITGLLEAGQRIDYATYRDALARAEELRSRFAALVPSGTAVLAAAAPDVAPLLSEGTGSPLFSRLWTLLRLPTVTLPGLTGLHGLPVGVQLLAPFGEDETLLDQAAWAETVLPSRPVPSVHV; encoded by the coding sequence ATGACCAACTCCCCGATGGATACCGCGACTGCTCTCCTGAAGCGCATTGAAACCTGTGAAGGCACGGTCAGGGCTTTTACGACTTATGACCCGGTGCGTATCCGGATGGAGGCCGAGCAGGCACCCGCAGGACCGCTGAACGGACTGAGTGTCGGGGTGAAGGACATCATCGATACGGTGGGATACACCACAGAGCATGGTTCCCCGATCTATACGGGAAACCACAGTCGGGGCGATGCTGCTTGTGTGACCCAGCTCCGCAATGCCGGTGCGGTCTGCGTGGGCAAGACAGTCACGACCGAATTCGCCTTCTTCCGGCCCGGTCCAACCGTCAACCCGCATGATGTCACCCGCACACCGGGCGGCTCTTCCAGTGGGTCAGCGGCAGCAGTCGCGGCAGGCATGATCGATATCGGTCTCGCTTCCCAGACGGCGGCTTCCCTGACACGCCCCGCATCCTATTGCGGCACGGTCGGCTTCAAGCCGAGCTACGGACGTTACGCTGCGGCAGGAATCAAGAGCCTGGCGCCCTCGTTTGACACGCTGGGCACCATCACCCGTGACGTCGCAACTGCGGCTCGAGCTGACGCCGTCCTTAAGGGGCCAGTCGCCACCACGAGCCACCTCTCTCCTACGGCTCCGACACGCATCGCTCTGTGCCGCACCCCGCACTGGGACGAAGCCGGAGAAGGCACGCGTCATGCCGTGGAAGAAGCTGCTCGCCTGTTCGGTGCGCATGTGGACGTTGTGGAGCTTGATCTGTCCGACTTTTCGGATGCCGCCAGCCTGCATATCACGATCATGAGCTATGAAGCCTCGCAGGCTCTCGCGTGGGAATTTACTCAGCGGCGTGTGCAACTCAGCGATCAGATCACCGGACTTCTGGAAGCCGGGCAGCGCATCGACTATGCCACCTATCGGGATGCGCTGGCACGTGCGGAAGAACTGCGGTCCCGCTTTGCTGCTCTTGTGCCGTCCGGGACGGCTGTTCTCGCCGCCGCCGCTCCCGATGTGGCTCCCCTCCTGTCCGAAGGCACAGGAAGCCCGCTCTTCAGCCGTCTGTGGACGCTGTTACGACTACCGACTGTCACGCTGCCGGGCCTGACAGGTCTGCATGGGCTGCCGGTGGGCGTGCAGCTCCTCGCGCCGTTCGGAGAGGACGAGACCCTGCTTGATCAGGCCGCCTGGGCCGAAACGGTGCTGCCCTCACGCCCTGTCCCGTCAGTGCATGTCTGA
- a CDS encoding DUF4440 domain-containing protein, translating to MTDPKSAASAEIVELHVLLQNWFCGEGTSDPQALLEHFTPDFRMVGAAGRPIGRDAFAGVLPSLYGSRPGLVMKIHDVNIQASVGNSLLVTYREEQTQGDTRTERWSGVLLVPDSTGEKLLWNYLQETFLP from the coding sequence ATGACCGATCCGAAATCTGCGGCTTCGGCCGAAATCGTTGAACTGCATGTGCTTCTTCAGAACTGGTTCTGCGGCGAAGGAACCAGCGATCCGCAGGCGCTTCTTGAACATTTCACCCCTGATTTCCGCATGGTGGGGGCCGCAGGTCGTCCTATCGGACGCGATGCTTTCGCGGGTGTGCTTCCGTCACTGTACGGCTCACGCCCCGGTCTCGTGATGAAGATCCACGACGTGAACATTCAGGCCAGCGTTGGAAACAGCCTGCTTGTCACCTACCGCGAGGAGCAGACACAGGGCGACACCCGCACGGAACGCTGGTCCGGCGTTCTGCTCGTCCCCGACAGCACGGGTGAGAAACTGCTCTGGAACTACCTGCAGGAAACCTTCCTGCCCTGA
- a CDS encoding ketopantoate reductase family protein, with amino-acid sequence MKREPRICIAGMGAIGSLLAASLSSRPVNLSLVARGETLRTLQQNGLTCRKDGQVTTFRVSADIRAPDEIQDVILLAGKAHHLPDLVQTIRHAVGPETCVVPVVNGVPWWLLPQLGIGPEAVARVNGILDPENRLSALPPTCIVGCVAYAFARVEKPGEVSVEGPSRFVIGDAVGGSNTQARTVMGWLGEKDTLFQISTDMKTEIWNKLSLNVATNFLSVLCETTLEGLVTDAAIRPLVSRCLSEILMLGQACSIERLFPVPKGMEIISAGGTHATSMLQDFHAGRPLELAALGDVIIALGRHKSVPLTTTETLLGLTRYASTRRNTTHTKGTLHVH; translated from the coding sequence ATGAAGCGTGAACCGCGCATCTGCATCGCGGGGATGGGGGCGATCGGGAGCCTGCTTGCAGCCTCCCTGTCCTCACGGCCGGTAAACCTGTCTCTGGTTGCGCGCGGAGAGACACTCCGCACGCTTCAGCAGAACGGGCTGACGTGCCGAAAAGACGGCCAGGTAACGACGTTCCGTGTTTCGGCGGATATCCGTGCACCAGACGAGATTCAGGACGTCATTCTTCTTGCCGGGAAGGCTCATCATCTGCCGGATCTTGTCCAGACGATCCGGCATGCTGTGGGGCCAGAAACATGCGTGGTACCCGTGGTCAACGGCGTACCGTGGTGGTTACTGCCACAGCTCGGAATCGGACCTGAAGCCGTCGCGCGTGTCAACGGCATCCTTGACCCCGAAAACAGACTGTCCGCTCTGCCTCCGACCTGCATCGTCGGATGTGTGGCCTATGCTTTTGCAAGAGTGGAAAAGCCCGGCGAAGTGTCTGTCGAGGGCCCTTCGCGCTTCGTGATCGGAGATGCTGTCGGGGGAAGCAACACTCAGGCCAGAACCGTCATGGGCTGGCTGGGTGAAAAAGACACGCTGTTTCAGATTTCTACAGATATGAAAACAGAGATCTGGAACAAGCTGTCTCTCAATGTCGCCACCAACTTCCTGTCGGTCCTCTGCGAAACCACTCTTGAGGGGCTGGTGACAGATGCAGCGATCAGACCACTGGTGAGCCGGTGCCTGTCGGAAATTCTGATGCTGGGACAGGCCTGTTCCATCGAAAGGCTTTTTCCGGTCCCGAAAGGCATGGAGATCATCAGTGCAGGCGGGACTCACGCCACCTCCATGCTACAGGACTTTCACGCAGGACGTCCACTGGAACTGGCAGCGCTTGGTGATGTCATCATCGCGCTGGGCCGACACAAGAGTGTGCCCCTGACCACCACCGAAACCCTTCTGGGTTTGACGCGGTATGCCTCGACCAGACGCAACACGACACATACGAAAGGAACACTCCATGTCCATTGA
- a CDS encoding MarR family winged helix-turn-helix transcriptional regulator — MVRRRSSKVWRSADPRDPLFSAEASPFFHLARLVGLYQMRMDGHLKRVGMDVSRWRVLAILHEHDRAPISHIADLAVIRISTMTKLIYRMESEDLISTAVSESDGRVTEVQLTDKGRQIFADVRSIASLIFERAFHDFEDTEIQNLLVASRKIYHNLY; from the coding sequence GTGGTCAGAAGACGAAGCAGCAAGGTATGGCGCAGCGCAGACCCACGCGATCCCCTCTTTTCAGCGGAAGCCTCTCCCTTTTTTCATCTTGCCCGGCTGGTTGGCCTGTACCAGATGCGCATGGATGGACACCTCAAGCGTGTCGGGATGGATGTTTCACGCTGGCGTGTCCTGGCGATTCTGCATGAGCACGACCGCGCCCCGATAAGCCACATCGCGGATCTTGCGGTCATTCGCATTTCCACCATGACCAAACTGATCTATCGCATGGAGAGTGAAGACCTGATCAGCACGGCCGTCTCCGAAAGTGATGGCCGCGTGACCGAGGTTCAACTGACCGACAAAGGGCGTCAGATCTTTGCAGACGTAAGGTCTATTGCCTCTCTCATCTTCGAGCGGGCATTCCATGACTTCGAAGATACTGAAATACAGAATCTTCTGGTAGCGTCACGCAAGATCTATCATAATCTTTACTGA
- a CDS encoding carbohydrate porin, producing the protein MQHRFTAHGASCFVLAVCSLLCVPEGHAAVAHEPVTSNRQKAIAGTSVSILPVQTGTSVAADNEQRRHDELTVHGKARIMDDSDSMSAPNNISTKIMPAVPVAVEENKPQKGFFHDVLSPLKEHGITFHALLLDNFVSNVVGGVKPGTRLQNSLGVIETQINLEKLLGWKGAQINFGEDIFFLRNNDRKWSQQVGDSIIGYQPPHLFRGNYLSELTLDQKLFNNKLEIEGGRANISRYFLVPNCNQILTCFKDVWSQDAGISTFVYATWSGHVVYHFTPSWYFQAAATEVNNTVYYTNGWEWNTKNASGATGVGEVGYNRGFDKTAYPSMFEFLGFYNSSTVTDPIRTVAGTSKLYDKNSPVQTHTGMSGIFFSGQQYVWRKDHGTSRNPHGMALAVYGGAGSGFQTYAPVQAEAYLGAFVQAPFASHPLDSYGIQLHWTKLGSREEQFLAEANKLSGGDGRRPNAAHLVVDVHAHTFLFPNVALEPSLQYVINPNTYYAPMTRQHPHDALEVGATLFVYLDKMLAFP; encoded by the coding sequence ATGCAGCATCGCTTCACAGCTCATGGAGCTTCCTGTTTCGTCCTCGCCGTCTGTAGTCTCCTGTGTGTTCCTGAAGGTCATGCCGCCGTGGCGCATGAGCCGGTGACGTCAAATCGGCAGAAAGCCATTGCCGGCACGTCGGTTTCGATACTGCCGGTACAGACAGGCACATCAGTTGCTGCCGACAACGAACAACGGCGTCACGATGAACTGACGGTTCATGGTAAGGCGCGGATCATGGATGATAGTGACTCCATGTCTGCGCCTAATAACATCAGCACCAAGATCATGCCGGCAGTTCCGGTGGCCGTGGAGGAGAACAAGCCCCAAAAAGGGTTTTTCCATGATGTTCTCTCGCCCCTGAAAGAGCACGGAATCACGTTCCATGCGCTGCTTCTGGACAATTTTGTCAGTAATGTTGTCGGTGGCGTAAAGCCCGGCACACGTCTGCAGAATTCGTTGGGCGTCATTGAGACCCAGATCAATCTCGAAAAACTTCTCGGCTGGAAGGGCGCACAGATCAATTTCGGAGAGGATATCTTCTTCCTGCGCAATAACGACCGTAAATGGTCGCAACAGGTTGGAGACAGCATCATCGGGTACCAGCCTCCTCATCTGTTCCGGGGCAACTATCTGAGCGAACTGACGCTCGATCAGAAACTTTTCAATAACAAGCTCGAAATAGAGGGCGGTCGCGCCAACATATCACGTTACTTTCTAGTCCCGAACTGCAACCAGATCCTGACCTGCTTCAAGGATGTGTGGTCTCAGGACGCCGGTATCAGTACTTTTGTCTATGCCACATGGTCCGGACACGTCGTGTACCATTTCACACCGTCATGGTATTTTCAGGCGGCAGCAACCGAGGTGAACAACACCGTCTATTACACCAACGGGTGGGAATGGAACACGAAGAACGCCAGCGGAGCTACCGGTGTGGGTGAGGTGGGCTACAATCGGGGCTTCGACAAGACGGCTTATCCGTCGATGTTCGAATTCCTCGGGTTCTACAATTCATCTACCGTCACAGATCCGATCAGAACCGTGGCTGGCACATCCAAACTGTACGACAAAAACTCACCCGTCCAGACGCATACGGGAATGTCGGGCATCTTCTTCAGTGGCCAGCAATATGTCTGGCGCAAGGACCACGGCACCTCACGCAATCCGCATGGAATGGCTCTTGCTGTGTATGGTGGCGCCGGTTCCGGTTTCCAGACCTATGCGCCCGTGCAAGCCGAAGCCTATCTGGGAGCTTTCGTGCAGGCTCCATTCGCCTCGCACCCGCTGGACAGCTACGGCATCCAGTTGCACTGGACCAAGCTCGGCTCCCGTGAGGAACAGTTTCTGGCGGAAGCCAACAAGCTGAGCGGAGGAGACGGCCGGCGTCCCAACGCGGCCCATCTCGTGGTTGATGTTCATGCACACACCTTCCTGTTTCCCAATGTGGCGCTTGAACCCAGCCTCCAGTATGTGATCAATCCGAACACATATTACGCTCCGATGACCCGCCAGCATCCGCATGATGCTCTTGAGGTTGGCGCCACGTTGTTCGTCTATCTCGACAAGATGCTGGCATTCCCATGA